Genomic DNA from Prunus persica cultivar Lovell chromosome G1, Prunus_persica_NCBIv2, whole genome shotgun sequence:
ttttttttcttctctctgtgtCTCCCTCTCTAAACCTGGAGGTATAGCTTTGGAGCTCTCTGTAATGGCAGATCTTTAATTGTAACTGAACCACTCATTGAGCACCtgaacaaatgaaaaagaatgaagcCCCACAAACTCGCAGTACCTCAGCTCTAGATGCTCCTTCCCAAACGTGTACCCAACAAAAATCTTAACCTTCATTCCGGAGCCTTcatcatcaaaacaaaaccagaaaTGCTGGATTTCTAAAAGAATAATCTGAGTTCTATATTTTGACCTGATCCATCTGAGTGctgattcttttattttaacattTCCTGACTTCCTCAGACTCAACGCTCAATTAATTGTGGTTGCCAAGCTTTGATTTGAGATTTGAGATTTGAGATATTATATGCATCTCCTTTCTTTTGTTCATAGGAAAAATCAAAGTATTCGCTGTACTTGGGTTACGAATCTGGTGCATCTGATTTGCCATTATggttaatattataaaatttcatgttttggtTAAGATTTTGGTGCATAGAATTTCAGATCATGGCTTTTTCTgtttagggattggatttgcTTTAGATTTTAAGTATGATTACGTGGAAGTTGGATTATGTAAATTTGGCATTGAAGATGTTGCGACTCAATAATGACTACTAATATAAGCTACTTCACTTTTGGATTGCAGTCAAAGCGTCTCCCTGACAAAGATACAAAGACAACTTCTTTACGGTTGTCTGCATTTTCACACAGCTCTTGGATCCGTGAAATGCAGCAAGCTTCAGACAAATCAATAATAATTAGTGAAATTCTGGATTCTAGGACTAGAAACTTGGTCTCAGTGTCTAGAATCAGTGATTATGTGCTATCAAACGAACTGGTTAGTATGGCGCTGGCAATGGTGGCTGAAGACAAGCAAATCAATCGTGTCCTTGAGGAGCTATTTTTTGAACAGGTATTCTTCATACTCTGTTTTATGTTATTATAAATGTGTGATGAATGTTTTATAATTACATTACAAAGTAGGGAGCTGTTATTGGCAATCCAAAAGAGTCATCACGCATTCCTCCATTCTAAAAACACAAGGGAGAAATTGCACTTGGAGGACTGTAGGATGACTATTTTTGAGTGCCAATAACAGttccaaaaaatataattataatttatgtaGGAAAGAATGTAGATATTCTATGTGGGATAGATGAAGCAAATAGGATTTGAATAGAAAGAagttataaaatataatttggcTGGATTTGACTCCTTGAACGGGACCTTAGAAGTATACAGTTTGGATGAATCACATTGCAGGATAGACCACGATACTggtcctttcttttcttaaaagaaGGATCCCTCTTTCGAAGTTTTGTCACACCCCCTCTCCTCCtccccacacacacacacacatattttCTTGACACTGAAGTCTGGATTTTATTCTCAACTCTGCAGTGCTATATCAATGTAGTGTGTATTGGTCATATGGAACACTGAGCTTCTAATAGGATATAAATTATTTGTGCTAACTTCTGTAGAAGAGGTGTTTTTTCCAGAGTATTTACTCTGAAATTCTAgtagttattattattttcggatatgtttctattttaattagtgattgaaattaaaaactaaaagacTAAAGCTTCGGGTTCTTTGTGCTTGGACAGGGGAATGAGATGTGCATAAAACCAGCAGAACTCTATTTATATGACCAGGAAGAACTCTGCTTTTATGATATAATGCTTAGGGGTCGTCAAAGGCAGGAAATCGTGATTGGATACCGGCTTGCAAACACAGAGCGGGCCATAATTAACCCATCACCGAAGTCAGAACGAAGAAAATGGTCCCATGATGATGTTTTCGTGGTCATCTCCATGAGTGAATGAACCTAATTTAACAAAGGAGTGCTAAACTGGTATACGCTTGACATCTGTAGTAATCAGGAGTTGCCCTTCTTTCCCCTCCCCAACCTCGCTAATATTACCAATACATACTGAGAAATATTTTGTATTCATTGGGGAAGCGGATTTGATCATGATTCCGGGAAAGTGCCGGTTCTTGCTGAAGAGGATGACATCCCTTTCCACCTGAAAAGGTGGTTGTATCAATGGGCGCATGGTGACTTAAATCAGAATATGAAGTCAGTTGGCTGGATGATTGGCATTCATGTTGTACAATTCTAAATATTTCGTGTTAAAAAATGAGTATATTCTTATTGTGATGGAAAATATGTTTTATGCAGAAATTCCTGTGAACCCCGAGGTTGAATTACTTTGTAAGATCCGTCTGACATGTGACAACTTATTAAATTATGATTTCGCAAATTCGTGCAAGCTTGACTCCGAAAATGAGAATTCGATtcattacaaaatttatgtaaaaatgaTGTTTATGTTCTTGGATAACCTTCCTACCCCTTTTTAAATACAGCAAGAGATAGTTCATGTCAGTTCAAATCCTTCGTATTTATTTGGACGATacaattttttaagttttgataATCCATTATGTGTGGTTTAATCATGAGGATATCTGAGATTCATGCCAGTTCAAAAACCGCATTAGTTCTGCTTGTATGGTAAGATGATTCACGAATCTGTTCAATTCTCACTTCCTCcaattatctatatatataaagtaaaaggcagagaatggtgaaatattcaaaatactaaaaaatgaCCTTGGTTagttcaaacattaagaattgaaattattaattaaataaagataatatgataaattcacattttcttcaaattaaaaataaaattagataataggtcctatttttatagaatactagcctctctgcacgcgcttctgcgcatgcgagaggctttttaaattaaaatttattttagatttaaaaaagactagcctctctgcacgcgcttccgcgcttgcgagaggttttttttaaaaaaaataagtaaatttattttagaattaaaaaagataatgggtagttgtgttccataaaaataggatccattatctgctttttctttttcttttaatttttttaaatatgaaaaagtgtgaatttatcatattatcctcatttaattaataagtttagttcttaatgtttgcattaaccaaggatattttctggtattttgaatgtttcaccattctctgccttttgatttatatatttaaaaaagataatgggtagttgtgttccataaaaataagattcattgtctgatttttcttttaatttaaatttttttaatatgaaaatgtgtaaatttatcatattatcctcatttaattaataattttaattcttaatgtttggattaaccaagggcattttatggtattatgaatgtttcaccattctctgccttttgctttatatatatagataactacccatgttatcttttcttaattctaaaaataaataaattaaaaaaaaaaaaaccaatctaGTATTAATAAAGAAAGAGGTAATTCTCCAAAAGGAGATGGTGGGCCTCTTTAACGCGTAGCTAGATCTTAGGCttaataaaaagaacaaaggaacttgttttttctttggaagGATGAATTCAAGTGATAAGCAGAGGGTATTATTAATATGTAGCATATCAACATCCGtatcaaaaagaaagaaaaatacgaaaaacaaaagcagagTATAGGTCTCCTGTCACTCACTATTCTCTCTatctatcttcttctttaataGGCGACatagagagagataaagaagAGGACAATAACGCGATGATAAATCTCTCTAAGTCTCTCCTCCCTTGATAGGCGATGTAAGAAGAGATAATAGAGAGAGGAGGGCAATGCCATGGATATAGATAAATAGCACAGGCATGCAAATTGGTTTAAGTAGGGAAAGTACTACTCAACAAGTGCgacttcttctttcattaTAATTTATCTGAAAAGTCATGACAAGTCAAAACTATTGGAAAACATGTTTCATTGCACGACATGTTTCTATCGTCTTGCTGGAACCTACTCAACCAACCACAAATGATAAATgaatagtaaatttaggttttagccacaaaaaagtagagttttttgttttggctttggaAATAAAATACAGGCTGTAATAGGACCAAATCAAGCATAACTCAAGTACTGATTGCTAGCTAGGTTAGTCTTTGATAAAAGAGATGACATACTGTCACgtactctttttgtttttccattgGAGATGCCGTAGAAACTTGCGTATCACGAATTCATGTAATTCTTTTCTATCTGCTCTTCCTACTAGTACTACTGCTAGGACTTGTCTAATTTTAGCATTTAGGTTGTAaatgaatatttattaaaagagaaagttCCGGTACAAGGCCCAAAAGAGGCAAAGCCCAACAAAGCCAAGGCCTGAACAATTGCCgacaacaaaacaaagcattTATATACAAAGCAAACCCCAGCagtaaaagattaaaaaaataataatttcacaGCCAACGTTGACATCTCCGAATAAGGAGAAGCAATCGATGGCGTTTGCAGAAAGGAGAAGAATCTCCTAACAGAGCACCACTAATACACCCCAAATCAacgaaaacaaaatcctgaCAATGCAACAATGCTCTCACATGGAAATGTTCATGACGTCCATCACCAAGCCTTCCATCATCAGCGTCGCAGCTTCTCCAGAGCAGCTCATCTCTTGTCTCTGTTCCCCtgcattttcttcttaattgtAACACTTTTTatgatgaaatgaaaatgaccTCAACCGTTGATTTAAAGACTCTTATTACAATCATGAGATTATGTACAAgggttttcaatttaaaatacatGCGGGGAAGGGGAATTAAATCTAGGACTTCGGGACATGATTAAACTATTGGAGCTACAAACCCCTTGTAATTAGGTCATTGTGTTTGAATTATAACAATTAGTAAACTATAGGATGATTAATAAATCAAAGAAACTTAAAATCCAGGCACCAAAGTAGAACTTCACCCAAATTACGAAGACCAAAAATCATATAACATCCTAGCACTAGATCAAGAACATATATTAAAGAGGCAGATCTACCAtaaaaagatgatgatgatgatgatgatgtatgGTTTGCGTTGGTGTTGGTAATAAGCTTGATAGGGCATGAGGAGATTGGAAGAACAGGGAGATTTTGACAATTGCAAATTTCAACCATGTAGCCGTCTGGATCATGAAAGAAGAGCTGGTCCACAATAACACCACCTTCTTCCACCTTGGCTGTCACATACTCTATCTTCATCTCCTCCAGCTTCTGCATAACCATCCCCATATCTGAGCACTGGAATGAAATGTGGTTGTCCTTTGGGTTGATTTTGCCTTTCTTTTCTGGGATATTTTTGTCTGACTCTAGCAGATGAATACCAATTCCATAGTTGAACAACCTGAGATATGATGATGATTCAATTAGCAATAATCTTAGATTATTAATTATGAAATAGTAATTAGGAAAAGAATAAGCTGAGCAAAAGTTCCACACAtggaaataagaaaaaagaaaaaagaaggttaTAATgaaagtgtgtgtgtgtgtttttgaaATAGAAGAGAGGTTAATAAGTGGGATACGGGTAAGGGCGGCGTACCAAGCTCCCTCAAATTTGAAGGAAGAAGGGCGTTTAATGAGCACAAAACCTAAGACTTGCTCATAAAACCTCACAGACTTGCTCACTGACTTGCAAACAAATGACACGTGATTTAAACACAGCTGAGGCAGCTTTGAAGATGAAATCCACCTTTCTGTATCCTCAAACTCTCTTGCATtcctcatcctctctctctctctctctctctctctagtttaTTGTGGTGGTGATATGAGAGAGTATACTGGGCTTATATAAAGGCCGATAAGCACAGAGGGAGATGGGGTCCATATATAATTGGAAAGAAGATTCcagaaatttaaataaaaatttaaaaataaaattgtacctttcttttttggaagCTTCACTAATATACCAAAAGATGGgctgaaaatatatatataaaaaaaaaaaaaaatcctacatggaatgcactttagaaacatacTCAAAATTCATTTACTACATAAGAAATTAGTGTTGAAGTTCTTACAAATTATGTGACTGTCATTGAtcaatttaaaagaagcccaacacaaaaaaaacttaaatagcacccaaaacaaacccatcccaattttattaaaaaacccaaacaatttaTTACAAACAAAACGTCTTCCATAGCCTCATTAATGTGTCATGTTGGTTAATGACTGTAATGTTTCACACATTTATTGTCATATTGATTAATGGCTGTAATGTTCTAGTATatggtaataacactgctagtttacTGTCACGTTGATTAATGGTTGTAATGTtctagtctagggtaataacactgctagtttcctATGACATCCTATTTTTAATACATATCTAGccctgtaatgttccagtctagggtaataacactactagtttcctatgacatcatatttctaatgcatgtatACCCCTGTAATATTCTAGTTTAAgataataacactgctagtttagtgtcatgttgattaatgctTGTCATGTTGCTATTTCTAATACATGTTCaccaaagaaaatatgaagaaagaacaaaccagaCCAACTCAAAATAATCCGAGCCCAGATTGTTGATACTATTATGTCAtaaaagtacattgttaatactctGTCAttgaagtacattgttaaacaaaaatgagatCCATAATTGAAATAGTAACAAAAGATAAATCGATCATCAAAGCTTAAAATACATTTcgaaaataaactaaaatccaaagagaaacacataattgaagcaaaagatcAAAAATCTCAAGTCCAAACTAGACGAGGACGACGATGACAACGATGTGGCGAAGGAGAAGTATAGCTCGAAGATGAGGAGTAGAGCTAAGAGCATCTGATCGAGGTTCGTTCGAGGTTCCgaacaatttgaaaaaaatatcaatagaAACACGATTTTAGAACAAGAAATCGAAggtgaaatattgaaaattgtaGATCATAGAAGAAGAATATAGTTGGACCTAAGATTGAGCTTCAATGGAAGCTCCTCTTGCTCCAACACCCAGAAAGCACCAGcgagaaaggagaaaataaatttgatttggttttttggcaaatttggttttttggcaGATCTGATTTTTTTGGCAAATCTACTTTTTGGGCAGATCTAGGTagatctgatttttctctctcaaatcctTAGTACAAGGGCTATATAGGTATtttacacacacaaataaactaaaaaatagctattaaattgaaaaaattgatagctgttgattttggagtgtgtttatagtttttaaaTGGTATATGCTTTCTGTATAAGACTATGTCTAAGATtgggtatataactaaatttgtattcttttttctgatTGGTGAGCAAGCATTTTTATACATGAGAGGGAATACGTACGGTACAGTGTAGTTAACAAAAATGAAGTTAACATGAGAATATAACATGAAATGACTAAGACGCCCTAAAACGTGACACAACTTTATTTAACGGCATTTTGTATGAAAATACTAGGACTCTGACAATGGCTAgattgattgaattttttattttattttaaaggttTGGAGATTATTTCGGTAGTGTGAATTTTCTTGCTTGAAATAATGCAGGTTATCCTTTATAAATTGAAGAATCAGATATCTCTTATCACTATGTATTTAATatgtgtatataatatatgtatggGATCTTTAATCGCAATGGTCTCTATATTTAGACTTTACATGACTGTCCACTTCATCTGCTGCATAAAATGGTATGagaatgtggtaagagtatcATTATTCCTATATTTATACTCGAGTTTCATTTTGGTCCTTCAACTCTCGCACGTGCTTCAGTGTAGTCCTTGTTGCAAGAAAAGCATAAGGAACGTTTCCCCCCTAAATCCCCCTCGGGGAGAATAACTCTACTTATTTAAAGAGTAAAACCATCAATTTGGATACAATTATCTTCTTAAATCCAAAGAAAAATGTCACATATAGGGGCGGAGCTACAGCAACACCTGCCCTTGGCCCCTCCATTTATTTTCCAAACCTATATAATCTATTACAAACATATGCTATTATAATGCAATTTCTCCAATTGAAGATGAGAAAGCTATACGCAAGTGAGTTACAATTTTTGACCCCTCCATATTGAGAATCCTATAATTCTGTCCTTGATTACTAAGTAACTAGATTAAAACATGTGCTAAAGTTGATGAatcaaaatgattaaaaaaaaaagttgaaggaTCAAATAAAATTCGGTATAAGTTCAGAGTGTATAAATTAAAGGAGTTTTAacgttaattaattaactaacaTTAATGCCATGACGTACAATGGCCATTAATTGTTCGAGATGTAATCTCACAACTATTTTCAAAGTTGATTGACTTAACGAATTATATGTGGGatgtgataaaaaaaaaaaaatctagcaAAATATCAGCATGTGATCATTCCTCATGTCAATTTGTGTCAAATAAAACCAATCCAAAACAGACCACGTGGTGGTTGAATAGGCCCATAAATTTAGgcaaattcatttttaataaGAGAGGTGGGTCCGGAGTCAATTTGATCAGTTCATCATGATAGAGTTTTTGGAGGACCCATTAAGTAGAAACTCATagagatatttttttattaaaaaaattgtactctctctcttttgggggggggggggggggggggggttttgtttttaataaaggaggggtcccaaaattcttttttctaaGGGGCGCGTGTGGGGACCCAAACTTTCGAAAATTCGAAACAATCAAGGGGAGCCCNNNNNNNNNNNNNNNNNNNNNNNNNNNNNNNNNNNNNNNNNNNNNNNNNNNNNNNNNNNNNNNNNNNNNNNNNNNNNNNNNNNNNNNNNNNNNNNNNNNNNNNNNNNNNNNNNNNNNNNNNNNNNNNNNNNNNNNNNNNNNNNNNNNNNNNNNNNNNNNNNNNNNNNNNNNNNNNNNNNNNNNNNNNNNNNNNNNNNNNNNNNNNNNNNNNNNNNNNNNNNNNNNNNNNNNNNNNNNNNNNNNNNNNNNNNNNNNNNNNNNNNNNNNNNNNNNNNNNNNNNNNNNNNNNNNNNNNNNNNNNNNNNNNNNNNNNNNNNNNNNNNNNNNNNNNNNNNNNNNNNNNNNNNNNNNNNNNNNNNNNNNNNNNNNNNNNNNNNNNNNNNNNNNNNNNNNNNNNNNNNNNNNNNNNNNNNNNNNNNNNNNNNNNNNNNNNNNNNNNNNNNNNNNNNNNNNNNNNNNNNNNNNNNNNNNNNNNNNNNNNNNNNNNNNNNNNNNNNNNNNNNNNNNNNNNNNNNNNNNNNNNNNNNNNNNNNNNNNNNNNNNNNNNNNNNNNNNNNNNNNNNNNNNNNNNNNNNNNNNNNNNNNNNNNNNNNNNNNNNNNNNNNNNNNNNNNNNNNNNNNNNNNNNNNNNNNNNNNNNNNNNNNNNNNNNNNNNNNNNNNNNNNNNNNNNNNNNNNNGATTcttgagagaagagagagagagagaataggcATTCCCATTATTGCTATGCTAGTACACGTTTTAATCGATTTGGAACGTTTATACTCTTAGCCACAGCTGGTTTTGTTGACAATTAATAATAGGTTTCAAACCTACTTGTACATTCTCATGTGCAGGATATCTTCTACTCACATCCCGCAACATTTATCCAGAAATGTTGCTTTATCTTCTTGAAAAATCTTCGTTCACATCTAAAGTCTTTTTCCGGTGGATTCTAGCGTGCCTATAGCCTACTGCTGCATGTTACAATGTTTCCAAGGTAGAATCTGACCTTCTTGTTTATACCTGGTTCTATCACCACTCGGGCACCGTCCAGCTTCACGTTTCAACTAAAACACACAACAAAACAATCTCGTGTTTCACCTGTGACTCATTATAATAGCTTAGTGGACCTTATGAACAAAAGAAGGGGAGCATCTCCAAGATTGTCTCTAAATTTTAGCCAAATTCTAGCTAAAATAGCTAGAAAGCTTTTATAGCAAACCACTTGGTGTTTTCTCCAACAATGTTCTCTATTTTGGCTAatctgaaatattttattattattttatctttctctttctccttctttctcttgtaaatctaatatattaaaaagaaaagtaaaaacccaaccccaccaacctcCCAAATGTCTCTCTCCCCCTTTCCCCCTCCTCCTTGCTCGATGTAGAGATCCAAAAGTTGGTTCTCCAAAATAAAGAGTCTGCTGGAAGgaggattttttctttttttaaaagccaaAGTTGCTATGGATGAGAGGATAGAGAGTCTGCTGAAAATGCTCTACTAAAAAAAAGTCAATGAATACCCGAGTATGGTTCTTAAATTGTCAAAACTTGCTTGCAAGTTTCAAGACACAATAATGTGCAGACGTGAATCAATTCT
This window encodes:
- the LOC18790420 gene encoding uncharacterized protein LOC18790420, giving the protein MRNAREFEDTERWISSSKLPQLCLNHVSFVCKSVSKSVRFYEQVLGFVLIKRPSSFKFEGAWLFNYGIGIHLLESDKNIPEKKGKINPKDNHISFQCSDMGMVMQKLEEMKIEYVTAKVEEGGVIVDQLFFHDPDGYMVEICNCQNLPVLPISSCPIKLITNTNANHTSSSSSSSFYGEQRQEMSCSGEAATLMMEGLVMDVMNISM